GCCCCGACGGACGGCCCCTGCCGAAAAAAGGAAAACATACGAAATCAAAAAGAGAAGGCACGCCTTTCGAAGGCTGCAACGAAGAGGCGAAGACGGAGAACGGCGGAAGAGGGAAAAAAGAACGACGATAACGAGATGAAAGGCGCGATGAAAAGAGTAAATAAAGAAAAGCGTCAGGAAGATATAAGATACGGCGAAAGGTACGACCTTGCTGCGACAGATGGAAGCGATAGAGGGAATGAGGTCCGAAGAAAAGATCGGCGAAAGAGCGAAGAGAGGGCAACTGAGCTTCAGTCTGAAGAGCGATGGTACAGCGACGTGCCTTCATAGACAAGAATAGCCCTTTCAAGAATTTTTTGCTTGAATAAGCCGTGATGTTTATGTGATATTCCAGATAAAACGCCAGGATGATTTTGACAAAGGTCTTAATTATCCCAATCAACCCAGCAAAGGAGCGAAACAATGGAGCGTCTACCCAACTCGTCAGGCTGTTTCGTCTGCGGCACCCGAGAGGAAAACCCCCAAGGGCTGGCCGTCTCCATCTTTTGGGACGAAGAGGCCCGACAGACCGTCATCCCCATCGAAGCCTCATCCGGCTGGTGCGGCTACCACGGCGTCATCCACGGAGGCATTCAGGTCGCCCTGGCCGACGACGCCATGGCCTGGGCCATCCGGCGAGGAGAGGGCATCTGGTCCGTCACGGCCCACATGGAGGCCACCTACCGCAGACCCGTCAAGATCGACAGCCCCTGCCGCGTCCTGGGGCGCGTCGTCTGTCGCAGGGGGCGCAAAATCACCACGGAAGCCGAAATCGTCGACGACGAGGGCGAAATCCTGGCCCAGTTCAAGGCCCTTTTCGTTCAAATGGACGAGGAAAGCCTCCGATCCTGAAGCCCTCGGCCGAGGTGCCCGCCGATCCGAAAGGCACCTGCCCGAGCGGGTATCGAGCCCCCGAGCGGAGAAAGGCTTTACGGGAAGCGAGTCCGGCATCCGCACGGTCGTGGCGAAGCTGAAGAGGGAGATCGCCCCGTAGGAGAGGTTCCGTCTCCCTGACTGCGGACCACGGGGGAGGGGCCTCGGCGAGCCTGTGGTTCGGGAGAAAACGGGATTTTTGACCTTTTTATGGATACCCTCTATAGTATAGTCGAAAGATCCAGATCGTCCCACCGGGAGGAATCGTCATGGCAGAACTGATCATGAGACACTACATCGTCAAGGACCACGACTGCGAGCCTTGCCGCGAAACGGGGGAGACCCTCCGTAACCTGGGTTCCCAAATGGCCCGGCGGCTGGCGCCCCTGGGCGTGGAGCTGAAACTCCAGGAGGCCGAAATGGCCGAGGCCACGGAGGAAAACCTGCTCAGAGCCAACCAGGTCACCTTCAGCTGTCCCGAGAGCGAGATGGCGGAAATCGCCCTCGAGGATATTCTGGGACTCCAGGTCAGCCACGACAGCGTCGAAGGCGACGCCTGCACCGGCTGCCGCACCCTCATCTTCGAGGGACGGCGCTTCCAGAAACTTCCGCCGGGCCTCCTGACCGACGGGCTCGTCCGGGCCGCCTTCTCCATTCTCGAAGGGGGCGACGGAAGCGGCTGCGGCAGCTGCGGCGGCGGCTGAGGCGTCTGAAAAAGACCGCCGTCGGCGGTCCTTAACGAGCGAGAAGAGGCCGGACGAAGCGACGGAAGTCGCTTCGTCCGGCCTCTTCTCGCAGGCCATCGCGGGAGGGAGAGGGTTTCACCTTTCCGAGAGCGCGACCTCGGCAACGGAAGGTTTGACCCGGGAGTAGACGAACCCGGCTGCAAAGGCCTTTGCCCCTCCTGGAAGCGCCGCTCCGTCTGGCCGCGGGGCCTTTGCCCCTGCTGGGAGCGCGGCCATCTTGGCGGCGCGCGGGACGGGGCTTTCGTCCCGCAGGGTCTCCCGGCTCGAACGACGTCGCCTGAGCGGCGACGACACGAGGAAACCCCTCCGTCCCTTCGGGCCGGGCGCGGGCAGGATGCCCACGCTCCCAGGAAAAGCGACGCCGGAGGGGCTGGCTTCCCGGACCGCGCGGCTCCGCTCGGCCGGAAGCCCTGCCGGGAGCGCCGCTTCATCTGACTGCGAGGGGCCTTTGCCCCTGCTGGGAGCGCGGCCATCTTGGCGGCGCGCGGGACGGGGCTTTCGTCCCGCAGGGGTTTCCTTCTCGGTCGCCGTCGCTTCGGCGGCGATGGCGTGGGGAAACCCCTCCGCCCCTTCGGGCCGGGCGCGGGCAGGATGCCCACGCTCCCAGGAAAAGCGACGGCGGAGAGGCTGGTTTCCCGGGTCGCTCGGCTCCGTTCGGTCGGGGGCTCTATCGGAAACGCCGCTCCGCCTGGCCGCGAGGCCTTTGCCCCTGCTGGGAGCGCGGCCATCCCTGGCGGCGCGCGGGACGGGGCTTTCGTCCCGCAGGGGTTTCCTCCTCGGTCGCCGTCGCTTCGGCGGCGATGGCGTGGGGAAACCCCTCCGTCCCTTCGGGCCGGCGCGGGCAGGATGCCCACGCTCCCAGGAAAAGCGACGGCGACAACGGGGCAGAAACCCTCCGCCCTTTCAGGGCGGGCGCGGGCAGGATGCCCACGCTCCCAGGAAAAGCGGCGCTGCCGGAGGGGCTGGCTTCCCGGACCACGCGGCTCCGTTCGGCCGGAAGCCCTGCCGGGAGCGCCGCTTCATCTGACTGCGAGGGGCCTTTGCCCCTGCTGGGAGCGCGGCCATCCTTGGCGGCGCGCGGGACGGACTTTTCGTCCCGCAGGGTTTTTCCTCGGTCACCGTCGCTTCGGCGGCGAAGGCGCGGGGAAACACTCCGTCCCTTCGGGCCGGACGCGGGCAGGATGCCCACGCTCCCAGGAAAAGCGACGGCGGAGAGGCTGGTTTCCCGGGTCGCTCGGCTCCGTTCGGTCGGGGGCTCTATCGGAAACGCCGCTCCGCCTGGCCGCGAGGCCTTTGCCCCTGCTGGGAGCGCGGCCATCCCTGGCGGCGCGCGGGACGGGGCTTTCGTCCCGCAGGGGTTTCCTCCTCGGTCGCCGTCGCTTCGGCGGCGATGGCGACCGAGGAGGAAACCCTCCGTCCCTTCGGGCTGGCGCGGGCAGGATGCCCACGCTCCCAGGAAAAGCGACGGCGACAACGGGGCGGAAACCCTCCGCCCCTTCAGGGCGGGCGCGGGCAGGATGCCCACGCTCCCAGGAAAAGCGGCGCTGCCGGAGGGGCTGGTTTCCCGGACCACGCGACTTCGTTCGGCCGGAAGCCCTGCCGGGAGCGCCGCTTCATCTGACTGCGAGGGGCCTTTGCC
The DNA window shown above is from Aminithiophilus ramosus and carries:
- a CDS encoding PaaI family thioesterase; the protein is MERLPNSSGCFVCGTREENPQGLAVSIFWDEEARQTVIPIEASSGWCGYHGVIHGGIQVALADDAMAWAIRRGEGIWSVTAHMEATYRRPVKIDSPCRVLGRVVCRRGRKITTEAEIVDDEGEILAQFKALFVQMDEESLRS
- a CDS encoding DUF2703 domain-containing protein; this translates as MAELIMRHYIVKDHDCEPCRETGETLRNLGSQMARRLAPLGVELKLQEAEMAEATEENLLRANQVTFSCPESEMAEIALEDILGLQVSHDSVEGDACTGCRTLIFEGRRFQKLPPGLLTDGLVRAAFSILEGGDGSGCGSCGGG